The Alphaproteobacteria bacterium CG11_big_fil_rev_8_21_14_0_20_39_49 genome includes a region encoding these proteins:
- a CDS encoding Na+/proline symporter — translation MMDNTLLWLAAMVYVFVVWKATPKKIEATQFFSGQSSKNSDPAFWLVVASAAITWIFAKSIVNAANLTYAFGIWGGIGYATYYLSFFVAAIAIYFIRVRGGHTSLSGFLIHKYGVFAAKLFLIAIAIRLYNEVWSNTKVVGLFFGDEGSAGYWTAATLFTLFTVAYSHRSGLRGSLLTDGVQMLLAGFLLAVILLAIFPTVSGQWPQVSPAESAAGVTFVFLALTQVLSYPFHDPVLTDRAFLLSPKRMLKAFVIAGVIAGGFILLFGLVGMHGRAVGFEGQNVTMSVATSLGLPLLLVFNVLMLTSAGSTLDSTFASTAKLSAKDWKENKDDNSAVLTGRKAIIWIAVLGNLPLLSVYFGDSIGPAVIKATTISGTMVMGLAPIFLLSFLPARRSSFHLTFWPGILFGVLLAFMPEVFPESWQMGEGKYALSLGVNIYGLLICTFGYIVGCGFNKKP, via the coding sequence ATTATGGATAACACACTGTTATGGCTGGCGGCAATGGTCTATGTATTTGTAGTTTGGAAGGCTACGCCAAAGAAAATTGAAGCGACACAGTTTTTCTCAGGTCAGTCCTCAAAGAATTCTGACCCTGCTTTTTGGTTGGTGGTGGCCAGTGCTGCAATTACTTGGATATTTGCCAAATCAATCGTAAATGCTGCGAATCTGACTTATGCTTTTGGCATCTGGGGAGGCATTGGTTACGCTACATATTACCTAAGTTTCTTTGTAGCAGCGATTGCAATTTATTTCATAAGGGTGCGGGGTGGTCATACTTCCTTATCGGGATTTCTTATCCATAAATATGGAGTTTTTGCTGCTAAGCTTTTTTTGATAGCTATTGCTATTCGGCTTTATAATGAAGTGTGGTCTAATACTAAAGTAGTGGGTTTGTTTTTTGGAGATGAAGGAAGCGCTGGTTATTGGACCGCCGCTACACTGTTTACACTCTTTACCGTTGCTTATAGTCACCGATCCGGTTTAAGGGGTAGCCTTCTGACGGATGGCGTTCAAATGCTGTTGGCAGGCTTTTTGCTCGCGGTTATTTTGCTTGCAATATTCCCTACCGTTTCGGGACAATGGCCGCAGGTTAGCCCAGCAGAAAGCGCAGCCGGTGTTACGTTTGTTTTTCTAGCGCTAACACAGGTGCTAAGCTATCCGTTTCATGATCCAGTGCTCACTGATCGTGCGTTTTTACTGTCACCAAAACGCATGCTGAAAGCATTTGTTATTGCAGGCGTAATTGCAGGTGGCTTTATTTTGCTGTTTGGTTTGGTAGGCATGCATGGCCGCGCCGTTGGTTTTGAAGGGCAGAATGTTACGATGAGTGTGGCTACTTCACTGGGGTTGCCACTATTGCTCGTATTTAATGTGCTTATGTTAACCAGCGCTGGCTCTACACTTGATTCGACCTTTGCATCCACCGCCAAGCTCTCCGCAAAGGACTGGAAGGAAAATAAAGATGATAACAGTGCAGTTCTAACTGGCAGAAAGGCTATTATCTGGATTGCCGTATTAGGCAACCTCCCTTTATTGAGTGTTTATTTTGGGGACAGTATTGGCCCCGCTGTTATCAAAGCAACAACTATCAGCGGTACGATGGTTATGGGACTTGCTCCAATTTTTCTTTTAAGCTTCCTTCCGGCCAGACGCAGTAGTTTCCATCTGACTTTCTGGCCGGGAATATTATTCGGTGTATTGCTAGCTTTTATGCCAGAGGTTTTTCCAGAAAGTTGGCAGATGGGCGAAGGTAAGTACGCATTGTCTCTTGGTGTCAATATCTATGGCCTACTCATCTGTACATTTGGGTACATTGTTGGATGTGGATTTAATAAAAAACCTTAA